In Sphingomonas sp. JUb134, the sequence CGAATGCAACCGTGAGAAGGCCCCGAAAGTGATCGGCTACGGCCTGGGCTCCGGGCTGTTCTCCGGCTTTTTCGGCATCGGCGGTGGCTTCCTGATCGTGCCGGGCCTGGTCGCCTCCACCGGCATGCCGATCCTGCTTGCGGTCGGCACGTCGCTGGTCGCGGTTACGGCCTTCGGCCTCACCACGGCCGCCAACTACGCCTTTTCCGGGCTCATCGACTGGCCGCTCGCGGCTCTTTTCATCGCCGGCGGCGCGGTCGGCAGCTTCGCCGGCACGCTCTTCGCCCGGCGTCTCGGTGCCACCACGGGCCGCCTCACCACCGTCTTTGCAACCCTGATCTTCGCCGTCGCCGCCTACATGCTGTGGCGGAGCGGCGCGGCCCTTTTCACCTGAAAGGAACCACAATGACCCTGCATATTGGCGACACCGCTCCCGACTTCACCGTCGATACCCAGGTCGGCCCGATCAGCTTCCATGAATGGGCCGGCGATAGCTGGGTGTTCTTCTTCAGCCACCCGGCCGACTTCACGCCGGTCTGCACGACCGAGATGGGCCGCACCGCCCAACTCGCCCAGGCGTTCGAGAGCCGCAATACCAAGCCGCTCGGCCTTTCGACCGATACAGCGGAAGAACATCGCAAATGGATCGACGACGTTAACGACACGCAGAAGACCGATCTGCGCTTCCCGATCGTCGCGGATGCCAACCTCGCCATCGCGCGTATGTATGACATGATCCACCCGGAGCAGAGCGAGACCGCAGCGGTGCGCTCGGTCTTCATCATCGATCCGGCCAAGAAAATCCGGCTCACGATGACCTACCCGATGAGCGTCGGCCGCAACTTCGATGAGGTCCTCCGGGTGATCGACGCGCTCCAGCTCGGCGACGCGCGCCGCATCGCGACGCCGGCCGACTGGATGCCCGGTAAAGAGGTCATCATCCCGCCGTCGATCAGCGACGAGGAAGCACGCGGCCTGTTTCCCCAAGGCTGGACCGAGCACCGTGCCTAT encodes:
- a CDS encoding peroxiredoxin, which produces MTLHIGDTAPDFTVDTQVGPISFHEWAGDSWVFFFSHPADFTPVCTTEMGRTAQLAQAFESRNTKPLGLSTDTAEEHRKWIDDVNDTQKTDLRFPIVADANLAIARMYDMIHPEQSETAAVRSVFIIDPAKKIRLTMTYPMSVGRNFDEVLRVIDALQLGDARRIATPADWMPGKEVIIPPSISDEEARGLFPQGWTEHRAYLRTTMVD
- a CDS encoding sulfite exporter TauE/SafE family protein, which produces MTLEPVQYVLGLVSGGLVGLSLGLVGGGGSILAVPLMVYLVGVPSPHVAIGTSALAVAANAATGLANHAWARNVKWRCGGMFAGGGIAGALAGSTLGKMVDGEKLLFLFALVMLLVGGFMLKGRGNPGDPGAECNREKAPKVIGYGLGSGLFSGFFGIGGGFLIVPGLVASTGMPILLAVGTSLVAVTAFGLTTAANYAFSGLIDWPLAALFIAGGAVGSFAGTLFARRLGATTGRLTTVFATLIFAVAAYMLWRSGAALFT